The Gasterosteus aculeatus chromosome 17, fGasAcu3.hap1.1, whole genome shotgun sequence genome includes a window with the following:
- the LOC120835066 gene encoding endothelin-3 isoform X1, with protein MAHAGLFFVVVVTASLTGAGSSSSKDVSQRKEVETAAVELLRPGGVDGAPARSACDPRAGRRRCKRCTCYTYKDKECVYYCHLDIIWINTPERTVPYGMSSDRVRRSPQAARRRRGGGSPRCACTRRSDAHCSGFCMDRRPTPSAPNANETWASRRSRPETDK; from the exons ATGGCGCACGCGGGGCTTTTCTTTGTCGTGGTGGTGACGGCATCTCTGACAGGCG CCGGTTCCTCGTCCAGCAAGGATGTGAGCCagaggaaggaggtggagacggCCGCGGTGGAGCTGCTGCGGCCCGGCGGCGTGGATGGCGCTCCGGCCCGCTCCGCCTGCGACCCCCGGGCCGGGAGGAGGCGCTGCAAGAGGTGCACGTGTTACACTTACAAGGACAAGGAGTGCGTGTACTACTGCCACCTGGACATCATCTGGATCAACACGCCAGA GCGCACCGTCCCGTATGGAATGTCCAGTGACCGCGTGAGACGCTCCCCCCAGGCGGCGCGGCggcggaggggcggggggaGCCCCCGCTGTGCGTGCACGCGGCGGAGCGACGCTCACTGCAGCGGCTTCTGCATGGACAG GAGGCCGACGCCATCGGCGCCAAACGCAAACGAGACTTGGGCCTCTCGGCGCAGCCGCCCTGAAACGGACAAATAA
- the LOC120835066 gene encoding endothelin-3 isoform X2, translating to MAHAGLFFVVVVTASLTGAGSSSSKDVSQRKEVETAAVELLRPGGVDGAPARSACDPRAGRRRCKRCTCYTYKDKECVYYCHLDIIWINTPERTVPYGMSSDRVRRSPQAARRRRGGGSPRCACTRRSDAHCSGFCMDRQRRPTPSAPNANETWASRRSRPETDK from the exons ATGGCGCACGCGGGGCTTTTCTTTGTCGTGGTGGTGACGGCATCTCTGACAGGCG CCGGTTCCTCGTCCAGCAAGGATGTGAGCCagaggaaggaggtggagacggCCGCGGTGGAGCTGCTGCGGCCCGGCGGCGTGGATGGCGCTCCGGCCCGCTCCGCCTGCGACCCCCGGGCCGGGAGGAGGCGCTGCAAGAGGTGCACGTGTTACACTTACAAGGACAAGGAGTGCGTGTACTACTGCCACCTGGACATCATCTGGATCAACACGCCAGA GCGCACCGTCCCGTATGGAATGTCCAGTGACCGCGTGAGACGCTCCCCCCAGGCGGCGCGGCggcggaggggcggggggaGCCCCCGCTGTGCGTGCACGCGGCGGAGCGACGCTCACTGCAGCGGCTTCTGCATGGACAG GCAGAGGAGGCCGACGCCATCGGCGCCAAACGCAAACGAGACTTGGGCCTCTCGGCGCAGCCGCCCTGAAACGGACAAATAA